Proteins from a genomic interval of bacterium:
- a CDS encoding enoyl-CoA hydratase/isomerase family protein translates to MATAERETKNSAQPMRLEKRGDVALVWFDDPADKVNKLSPALFDVYGKIMDELEKDGSVKAVVWISAKEGNFIAGADVNVFRTITSAEQGAEFVAKGKEAFDRITNSKKVQIAAIGGACLGGGLEFALACHYRIATSSPKTVFGTPEVKLGLLPAGDGTQKLPRVVGLAAALDMMLTGKNIYARKARSMGLVNEVVIPFGLDRTAEIAARRLIKNGYPDPKSPTLPDRLMKELGPLRHIVLNKARESVLAKTKGNYPAPLAIIECVGDGLDKGVTAGRATESRKFGELLVTPESRRLVGLFFAMQDNKKHPLARGAKPTEHVGMLGAGLMGAGIALVSSQNADTPVTLKDIDAKGLAGGEKYVFDRVDKRFRKKAITRLERDRILARVHGSLMYEDFARADLVIEAVFEDLDLKKKVIKEVEAVTGPECVFASNTSALPIGEIAKASKRPETVIGMHYFSPVEKMPLLEVIRAEKSADWAIAKAVAFGIRQGKTVIVVKDGPGFYTTRILGPYMNETCVLLEEGARIRDIDRALTAWGYPVGPVVLFDEVGIDVAAHISEFLGGKLAAERPSTRTSHAIHEIAKAGYYGRKNRKGFYTYAARKKGPFASLPFIGGSGGKEPNEEIYRFFGGAKIRKDIPADQIAERIALAMVNEAARCLDEGIIASPTDGDLGAILGLGFPPFTGGPFRYIDAEGADKIADRLKRLEEKHGGTFAPADGILANAKKSGTYYKD, encoded by the coding sequence ATGGCGACGGCGGAACGCGAAACGAAAAATTCGGCGCAACCGATGCGCCTGGAGAAACGCGGCGACGTGGCGCTCGTCTGGTTCGATGACCCGGCGGACAAGGTCAACAAGCTTTCGCCCGCGCTGTTTGACGTGTACGGCAAGATCATGGACGAGCTCGAAAAGGACGGCTCGGTCAAGGCGGTCGTATGGATCAGCGCGAAAGAGGGCAACTTCATCGCCGGCGCGGATGTGAATGTCTTCCGCACGATCACGTCGGCTGAGCAGGGCGCCGAGTTTGTCGCGAAGGGCAAGGAAGCGTTCGATCGCATCACGAATTCGAAGAAAGTGCAGATCGCGGCGATCGGCGGCGCGTGCCTGGGCGGCGGCCTTGAGTTCGCGCTCGCCTGCCACTATCGCATCGCGACCAGCTCCCCGAAAACGGTTTTCGGCACGCCGGAGGTGAAGCTCGGCCTTCTTCCCGCGGGAGACGGAACGCAAAAGCTTCCGCGCGTCGTGGGCCTCGCCGCCGCGCTCGACATGATGCTGACCGGCAAAAACATCTACGCACGCAAGGCCCGGTCGATGGGCCTCGTGAACGAGGTCGTCATCCCCTTCGGCCTGGATCGCACCGCCGAAATCGCCGCGCGCCGCCTCATCAAGAACGGATACCCCGATCCGAAATCGCCGACGTTGCCCGATCGCCTGATGAAGGAACTCGGCCCGCTGCGCCACATCGTGCTGAACAAGGCCAGGGAGTCGGTGCTCGCCAAGACCAAAGGCAACTACCCCGCGCCGCTCGCGATCATCGAGTGCGTCGGCGACGGACTCGACAAGGGCGTCACCGCGGGGCGCGCCACGGAATCGCGCAAGTTCGGCGAGCTGTTGGTCACCCCCGAGTCGCGCCGCCTCGTCGGGCTTTTCTTCGCCATGCAGGACAACAAAAAGCACCCGCTCGCCAGGGGCGCGAAGCCAACCGAACATGTCGGCATGCTCGGCGCGGGCCTGATGGGCGCGGGTATCGCCCTTGTCAGCTCGCAAAACGCGGATACGCCCGTGACGCTCAAGGACATCGACGCCAAGGGCCTGGCCGGCGGCGAGAAATACGTCTTTGACCGCGTGGACAAACGCTTCCGCAAAAAGGCAATCACGCGGCTTGAGCGCGACCGCATCCTCGCGCGCGTGCACGGATCGTTGATGTATGAAGACTTCGCGCGCGCCGACCTCGTCATCGAGGCGGTGTTCGAGGATCTCGATCTCAAAAAGAAGGTCATCAAGGAAGTCGAGGCGGTGACGGGGCCGGAGTGCGTTTTCGCCTCCAACACTTCCGCGCTGCCGATCGGCGAAATCGCGAAGGCGAGCAAGCGCCCGGAGACGGTGATCGGCATGCACTACTTCTCGCCCGTCGAGAAGATGCCGCTTCTCGAGGTGATCCGCGCCGAAAAAAGCGCGGACTGGGCGATCGCGAAGGCGGTGGCGTTCGGCATCCGGCAGGGCAAGACGGTCATCGTCGTCAAGGACGGGCCGGGCTTCTACACGACGCGCATCCTCGGGCCGTACATGAACGAGACGTGCGTGCTGCTCGAGGAAGGCGCGCGCATCCGCGACATCGACCGCGCGCTGACCGCGTGGGGCTATCCCGTCGGGCCGGTTGTTCTGTTCGACGAGGTCGGCATCGACGTGGCCGCGCACATCAGCGAGTTTCTGGGCGGCAAGCTTGCGGCCGAGCGGCCCTCGACGCGTACCTCGCACGCCATCCATGAGATCGCCAAGGCGGGATACTACGGACGCAAGAACCGCAAGGGCTTCTACACGTACGCCGCGCGGAAAAAGGGGCCGTTCGCGTCGCTGCCGTTCATCGGCGGATCGGGCGGCAAGGAGCCGAACGAGGAGATCTACCGCTTCTTCGGCGGCGCGAAGATCCGCAAGGACATCCCCGCGGACCAGATCGCCGAGCGCATCGCGCTTGCGATGGTGAACGAAGCCGCGCGCTGCCTGGACGAGGGCATCATCGCAAGCCCGACCGATGGCGATCTCGGCGCGATCCTCGGCCTTGGCTTCCCGCCGTTTACGGGCGGGCCGTTCCGCTACATCGACGCCGAAGGCGCGGACAAGATCGCCGATCGCTTGAAGCGCCTGGAGGAAAAGCACGGCGGCACGTTCGCCCCGGCGGACGGCATCCTCGCGAACGCGAAAAAAAGCGGGACGTATTACAAGGACTGA
- a CDS encoding DUF5684 domain-containing protein, producing the protein MEYQFQASQGPGVLQIVLMVVFYLYFAYCLWVIGKKTNTPNEWMAWVPLLNIYYMCVVAGKPAWWLIFFLIPLVNIIFAIIVWMAIARVRNKPAWLGVLIIVPIANLVVPAYIAFSD; encoded by the coding sequence ATGGAATACCAGTTTCAGGCGAGTCAGGGTCCGGGCGTCCTCCAGATTGTCCTCATGGTCGTCTTCTATCTCTATTTCGCCTACTGCCTGTGGGTCATCGGCAAAAAGACGAACACGCCGAACGAGTGGATGGCCTGGGTGCCGCTGCTCAACATCTACTACATGTGCGTCGTCGCCGGAAAACCCGCATGGTGGCTCATTTTCTTCCTCATTCCGCTCGTCAACATCATCTTCGCGATCATCGTCTGGATGGCGATCGCCCGGGTGCGCAATAAACCCGCCTGGCTCGGCGTGCTGATCATCGTGCCGATCGCGAACCTCGTCGTACCGGCGTATATCGCGTTCTCGGATTAG